One genomic region from Frateuria soli encodes:
- a CDS encoding alpha/beta hydrolase family protein, with the protein MKPLFAALALGLLATPALAVDLETHAPHPFNVRDLVMMDRVSDPQLSPDGRYAAFGVRSTDYAANKGVNAIYVLDLKKGGEPVKVVDKGGSARWASDGHSLYYVAAADGISQLWRVDLGTGDTLDLAGHKAAVQVSRGALDLGGYKLSPDGRSVLLSYEVYTDCADLACTKERIDGREKNKATGTVYDKLFVRHWDTWANGRRNQLFIGHFDDQGMLPAEPTLLSRGIDGDIPSKPFGDESEFAFSPDGRTVYFDVRIAGTSEPWSTNFDLYRVPADGSVAPQNLTATNKAWDAYPVPSPDGRTLYYLAMKEPGFEADRFAIMAMDLERGTTREVDPQWDRSAGALAVADDGKTLYATADDQGQHPLFAIDAASGKVTKLVGEGSVGGYSLQNGKLLLARDDLKHPVDLYLTDANGRGLKQVTHYNAERLQNAKMGDFEFFTFKGWNDEPVQGYVVKPAGYKRGQKYPVAFIIHGGPQGAMSNGWSYRWNPQTYAGQGFAVVTVNFHGSTGYGQAFTDSISGDWGGKPLEDLKAGWKAALDKYSFLDGDNACALGASYGGYMVYWMAGVWNQPWKCFVDHDGVFDARMMYYATEELWFEEKENGGTQFEHPENYERFNPINHVKDWRVPMLVVHSGNDFRIPITQGLGAFTALQRQGIPSEFLTFPEENHWVLKPQNSVMWHETVNAWLKRWTSGDGGDTASH; encoded by the coding sequence ATGAAGCCGCTGTTTGCCGCGCTTGCACTGGGCCTGCTCGCCACACCGGCGCTGGCCGTCGACCTGGAAACCCACGCCCCGCACCCGTTCAACGTGCGCGACCTGGTGATGATGGACCGGGTCAGCGACCCGCAGCTCTCGCCCGATGGTCGTTACGCGGCGTTCGGCGTGCGCAGCACGGACTACGCGGCCAACAAGGGCGTCAACGCGATCTACGTGCTGGACCTGAAGAAGGGCGGCGAGCCGGTCAAGGTGGTGGACAAGGGCGGTTCGGCGCGCTGGGCGTCCGACGGGCACAGCCTCTACTACGTGGCGGCGGCCGACGGTATCTCGCAGCTGTGGCGGGTGGATCTGGGCACGGGCGACACGCTGGACCTGGCCGGGCACAAGGCCGCGGTGCAGGTCAGCCGCGGCGCGCTGGACCTGGGCGGCTACAAGCTTTCGCCCGATGGCAGGAGCGTGCTGCTTTCCTACGAGGTCTATACCGACTGCGCAGACCTTGCCTGTACCAAGGAGCGCATCGACGGCCGCGAGAAGAACAAGGCCACCGGCACCGTCTACGACAAGCTGTTCGTGCGTCACTGGGACACGTGGGCGAACGGTCGGCGCAACCAGTTGTTCATCGGCCACTTCGACGACCAGGGCATGCTGCCGGCCGAGCCGACCCTGCTCAGCCGCGGTATCGACGGCGACATCCCGAGCAAGCCGTTCGGCGACGAGAGCGAGTTCGCTTTTTCGCCGGACGGCCGCACGGTGTATTTCGACGTGCGCATCGCCGGCACCAGCGAGCCGTGGTCGACCAACTTCGATCTCTACCGCGTGCCGGCCGATGGCTCGGTCGCGCCGCAGAACCTGACCGCGACGAACAAGGCGTGGGACGCCTATCCGGTGCCCTCGCCGGACGGCAGGACGCTGTACTACCTGGCGATGAAGGAGCCCGGCTTCGAGGCGGACCGCTTCGCGATCATGGCGATGGACCTTGAGCGTGGCACCACGCGCGAGGTCGACCCGCAGTGGGATCGCTCCGCCGGCGCGCTCGCGGTCGCCGACGACGGCAAGACGCTCTACGCCACCGCCGACGACCAGGGTCAGCACCCGCTGTTCGCCATCGATGCGGCCAGCGGCAAGGTCACCAAGCTGGTGGGCGAGGGTTCGGTGGGCGGCTACTCGCTCCAGAACGGCAAGCTGCTGCTGGCGCGCGACGACCTCAAGCATCCGGTCGACCTGTACCTGACCGACGCCAACGGGCGCGGCCTCAAGCAGGTCACCCACTACAACGCCGAGCGGCTCCAGAACGCGAAGATGGGGGACTTCGAGTTCTTCACCTTCAAGGGCTGGAACGACGAGCCGGTGCAGGGCTACGTGGTCAAGCCCGCGGGTTACAAGCGCGGGCAGAAATACCCCGTTGCCTTCATCATCCATGGCGGCCCGCAGGGCGCGATGAGCAACGGCTGGAGCTATCGCTGGAACCCGCAGACCTACGCGGGGCAGGGCTTTGCGGTGGTGACCGTGAACTTCCATGGCTCGACCGGCTACGGCCAGGCGTTCACCGATTCGATCTCGGGCGACTGGGGTGGCAAGCCGCTGGAGGACCTCAAGGCCGGCTGGAAGGCCGCGCTGGACAAGTACAGCTTCCTCGACGGCGACAACGCCTGCGCGCTGGGCGCCAGCTACGGCGGCTACATGGTCTACTGGATGGCGGGCGTGTGGAACCAGCCATGGAAGTGCTTCGTCGACCACGACGGCGTGTTCGATGCGCGGATGATGTACTACGCCACCGAGGAGCTGTGGTTCGAGGAGAAGGAGAACGGCGGCACGCAGTTCGAGCATCCGGAGAACTACGAGCGTTTCAACCCGATCAACCACGTCAAGGACTGGCGCGTGCCGATGCTGGTGGTGCACAGCGGCAACGATTTCCGCATCCCGATCACCCAGGGCCTGGGCGCCTTCACCGCGCTGCAGCGCCAGGGCATCCCGAGCGAGTTCCTCACCTTCCCGGAAGAAAACCACTGGGTGCTCAAGCCGCAGAACAGCGTGATGTGGCATGAGACGGTGAATGCCTGGTTGAAGCGGTGGACGTCGGGGGATGGCGGCGATACCGCCAGCCACTGA
- a CDS encoding magnesium and cobalt transport protein CorA: MTSSSSPAPASPSTQQGMVVNCIAYRRDGSRIGDVTLDAISDVLQEPDTFVWVGLHEPDAPLLLKLQEEFDLHDLAVEDAHKAHQRTKLEAYGDSLFLVVQTAQLVDGTLAFGETQIFFGERYLVTVRHGASLSYAPARRSCEQARELMQNGPSYGLYGVLDFIVDNMLPIVRDFREELHRLEADIFAETFKRSTVRHLYEMQRDLTTLRLAVAPLQDITNQLVRMHPQLIPDDLRPYFRDVYDHVFRVNESISAMREMLAAAINVNLSLVTFGQNEVMKRLAGYAALLAAPTLITSWYGMNFTHMPELDKPWAYPLVIVMVAGVVGGIYTWLKRVKWL; this comes from the coding sequence ATGACTTCGTCCAGCTCGCCCGCACCCGCGTCGCCCTCGACCCAGCAAGGCATGGTGGTCAACTGCATCGCCTACCGCCGCGACGGCTCGCGCATCGGCGACGTCACGCTCGATGCGATCAGCGACGTGTTGCAGGAGCCGGACACCTTCGTCTGGGTCGGACTGCACGAACCGGACGCTCCCCTGCTGCTGAAGCTGCAGGAGGAGTTCGACCTGCATGACCTGGCGGTGGAGGATGCGCACAAGGCGCACCAGCGCACCAAGCTGGAGGCCTATGGCGACTCGCTGTTCCTGGTGGTGCAGACCGCGCAACTGGTGGACGGCACTCTCGCGTTCGGCGAAACGCAGATCTTCTTCGGCGAACGCTACCTGGTCACCGTCCGCCATGGCGCCTCGTTGTCCTACGCACCGGCGCGCCGCAGCTGCGAGCAGGCGCGCGAGCTGATGCAGAACGGGCCGAGCTACGGGCTCTATGGCGTGCTGGACTTCATCGTGGACAACATGCTCCCGATCGTCCGCGACTTCCGCGAGGAACTGCACCGGCTCGAGGCCGACATCTTCGCCGAGACCTTCAAGCGCAGTACGGTGCGCCATCTGTACGAGATGCAGCGCGACCTGACCACGCTGCGCCTGGCCGTCGCGCCGCTGCAGGACATCACCAACCAGCTGGTGCGCATGCACCCGCAACTGATCCCGGACGACCTGCGGCCCTACTTCCGCGACGTCTACGACCACGTGTTCCGTGTCAACGAGTCGATCAGCGCCATGCGCGAGATGCTCGCCGCAGCGATCAACGTGAACCTCTCGCTGGTCACCTTCGGCCAGAACGAGGTCATGAAGCGCCTCGCCGGCTACGCCGCACTGCTGGCCGCACCGACCCTGATCACCAGTTGGTACGGCATGAACTTCACCCACATGCCCGAACTGGACAAGCCGTGGGCGTATCCGCTGGTGATCGTGATGGTGGCGGGCGTGGTGGGCGGGATCTACACCTGGCTGAAGCGGGTCAAGTGGCTTTAG
- a CDS encoding DUF4105 domain-containing protein, translating to MLCCLVALLALAQPAHAGVANAPGANLEVSLITYGPGETYWERFGHDAIELRDTVSGEAYNFNYGVFDFDESGFLLNFARGRMHYLMDAAPTRLDVDWYVRAGRSVTRQRLDFTPEQASALRDFLLWNLRPENARYDYDYYVDNCTTRVRDALDRALGGVIEAQLTARPGGMTYREQTVRLMSAQPWLMLLLDLGLGPYADRPLNAWQESFLPSVLSQQVASVRLAGPQGTRPLVTTTELVAPNRLDTPPATAPDLRLPLALAGLALAVVLLLARRFWPPGFTLLGALYLLFAGVAGIGLLILWLLTTHHAAWANANLLLFNPLALILLPSTWRARRGLPASRLADIVLLLQLFALLAAVLLHLLPGTVQQNQPWLLFAMPVWLAMAWALRRGRHHPL from the coding sequence CTGCTCTGCTGTCTGGTCGCGCTGCTTGCCCTCGCCCAGCCGGCCCACGCCGGCGTCGCCAATGCCCCGGGCGCGAACCTGGAAGTCTCGCTGATCACCTATGGCCCGGGTGAAACCTACTGGGAACGCTTCGGCCACGACGCCATCGAGTTGCGCGACACGGTCAGCGGCGAGGCGTACAACTTCAACTACGGCGTGTTCGATTTCGACGAGAGCGGCTTCCTGCTCAACTTCGCGCGCGGCCGCATGCACTACCTGATGGATGCCGCGCCCACCAGGCTTGACGTGGACTGGTATGTCCGGGCGGGCCGTTCGGTCACCCGCCAGCGGCTGGACTTCACCCCGGAGCAAGCCTCCGCGCTGCGCGATTTCCTGCTCTGGAACCTGCGCCCGGAGAACGCGCGCTACGACTACGACTACTACGTCGACAACTGCACCACCCGCGTGCGGGATGCGCTGGACCGCGCGCTCGGCGGCGTGATCGAGGCGCAGCTCACCGCCCGTCCGGGCGGCATGACCTACCGCGAGCAGACCGTCCGCCTGATGAGCGCCCAGCCTTGGCTGATGCTGCTGCTGGACCTCGGACTCGGCCCATACGCCGACCGGCCGCTCAACGCGTGGCAGGAGAGCTTCCTGCCGTCCGTTCTTTCGCAGCAGGTGGCCAGCGTGCGCCTCGCCGGCCCGCAAGGCACGCGTCCACTGGTGACCACCACCGAGCTGGTTGCACCCAACCGGCTGGACACTCCACCGGCCACCGCCCCCGACCTGCGACTGCCGCTCGCCCTGGCCGGCCTGGCGCTGGCCGTCGTTCTGCTGCTCGCGCGCCGCTTCTGGCCCCCCGGCTTCACCCTGCTCGGCGCGCTCTACCTGCTGTTCGCCGGAGTGGCAGGTATCGGCCTGCTCATCCTGTGGCTGCTGACCACCCACCACGCCGCCTGGGCCAACGCCAACCTGCTGCTGTTCAACCCGCTCGCACTGATCCTGTTGCCGTCCACTTGGCGCGCCAGGCGGGGCCTGCCCGCCTCGCGCCTGGCCGATATCGTGCTCCTGCTGCAGTTGTTCGCCCTGCTGGCCGCCGTGCTGCTGCACCTGCTTCCCGGCACCGTCCAGCAGAACCAGCCCTGGCTGCTGTTCGCGATGCCGGTGTGGCTGGCGATGGCCTGGGCGCTGCGCCGAGGCAGGCACCACCCACTGTAG
- a CDS encoding HlyC/CorC family transporter, with the protein MNDDPGSTNGPAPHRSWWDRLGHLFSGEPRNRDELIEELRAAQANGLLSNDTLTMVEGALKVTELSVDDVMVPRAQIVMIPADASLHDVLAKVVESGHSRFPVHGEDKDEIIGILLAKDLLKYFGDGEGFDLALLLRPAVLIPESMRLNVLLAEFRRSRNHMALVVDEYGGVAGLITIEDVLEQIVGEIDDEHDDEDEPSLMHELPGGGWMVSALTPIADFNEQIGASFSDEEFDTVGGMATAEFGHLPEAGEEVVFGGYLFIVTEADDRRVQQFRVNRQATDA; encoded by the coding sequence ATGAACGACGACCCTGGCAGTACCAACGGCCCGGCCCCCCACCGCTCCTGGTGGGATCGTCTGGGCCACCTGTTTTCCGGCGAACCGCGCAACCGCGACGAACTGATCGAGGAGTTGCGCGCCGCGCAGGCCAACGGCCTGCTGTCCAACGACACCCTCACCATGGTCGAGGGTGCGCTCAAGGTGACCGAGCTCAGCGTCGACGACGTGATGGTCCCGCGCGCCCAGATCGTGATGATCCCCGCCGACGCCTCCCTGCACGACGTGCTGGCCAAGGTGGTCGAGTCCGGCCACTCGCGCTTTCCCGTCCACGGCGAGGACAAGGACGAGATCATCGGAATCCTGCTGGCCAAGGACCTGCTCAAGTACTTCGGCGACGGCGAGGGCTTCGACCTCGCGCTGCTGCTGCGCCCGGCGGTGCTGATCCCCGAGTCGATGCGACTGAACGTGCTGCTGGCCGAATTCCGCCGCTCGCGCAACCACATGGCGCTGGTGGTGGACGAATACGGCGGCGTCGCGGGGCTGATCACCATCGAGGACGTGCTCGAACAGATCGTCGGCGAGATCGACGACGAACACGACGACGAAGACGAGCCTAGCCTGATGCACGAATTGCCCGGCGGTGGCTGGATGGTCAGCGCGCTCACCCCGATCGCCGACTTCAACGAACAGATCGGCGCGAGCTTCTCCGACGAGGAATTCGACACCGTCGGCGGCATGGCCACGGCCGAGTTCGGCCACCTGCCCGAGGCGGGCGAGGAAGTGGTGTTCGGGGGCTACCTTTTCATCGTCACCGAGGCCGACGACCGGCGCGTGCAGCAGTTCCGCGTGAACCGGCAGGCAACCGATGCCTGA
- the ybeY gene encoding rRNA maturation RNase YbeY has translation MAIAPPAAQLSVSYAVPRAGVPAPASFRQWVAAALHGAGRRKPAEVAIRIVDAEEGQALNRDYRGKDYATNVLSFPAELPSGVDLPLIGDLAICAPVVAREAAEQGKKPRDHWAHLTVHGTLHLLGYDHIRDDEAEAMEALETRILAGLGIANPYAPQ, from the coding sequence GTGGCCATCGCCCCACCCGCTGCCCAGCTGTCCGTGAGTTATGCCGTCCCGCGCGCAGGGGTTCCGGCACCGGCCAGCTTCCGTCAGTGGGTGGCGGCCGCCCTTCATGGCGCCGGGCGGCGCAAGCCCGCCGAGGTCGCCATCCGCATCGTGGATGCGGAGGAAGGCCAGGCCCTCAACCGCGACTACCGGGGCAAGGACTACGCCACCAACGTGCTCTCCTTTCCGGCCGAGCTGCCGTCCGGCGTGGACCTGCCGCTGATCGGCGACCTCGCCATCTGCGCGCCGGTGGTCGCCCGCGAGGCGGCCGAACAGGGCAAGAAGCCGCGCGACCACTGGGCCCACCTGACCGTGCACGGCACGCTGCACCTGCTCGGCTACGACCACATCCGGGACGACGAGGCCGAGGCGATGGAAGCGCTGGAGACGCGGATCCTGGCCGGATTGGGCATTGCCAATCCGTACGCGCCGCAGTAA
- a CDS encoding PhoH family protein, whose product MTNGLNERDFALDPEDNARLANLCGPFDEHLRQIELRLGVEIDHRGNLFKVIGEEAPSRAAEKVLRALYATTAQETLTGAQINLQLAESGIDAMVEEAAEGAQDVTIKVKRGVIKGRGPSQGRYLHAIATHDINFGVGPAGTGKTYLAVASAVEALEANRVQRLLLVRPAVEAGEKLGFLPGDLSQKVDPYLRPLYDALYEMLGFEKVAKLMERNVIEIAPLAYMRGRTLNDSYVILDEAQNTTVEQMKMFLTRIGFGSVAVITGDVSQIDLPRHVRSGLRHAIEVLRGVDGISFTFFTSRDVVRHPLVAKIVRAYEAFEQANEDQGAAKKGGAG is encoded by the coding sequence ATGACCAACGGCCTCAACGAACGCGACTTCGCCCTCGACCCGGAAGACAACGCCCGACTGGCCAACCTGTGCGGCCCGTTCGACGAGCATCTGCGCCAGATCGAACTGCGCCTGGGCGTGGAGATCGATCATCGCGGCAACCTGTTCAAGGTGATCGGCGAGGAGGCTCCCTCCCGCGCCGCCGAGAAGGTATTGCGCGCGCTCTACGCCACCACCGCGCAAGAAACCCTCACCGGCGCCCAGATCAACCTGCAGTTGGCCGAATCGGGCATCGACGCGATGGTCGAGGAGGCCGCCGAAGGCGCGCAGGACGTGACGATCAAGGTCAAGCGCGGCGTGATCAAGGGGCGTGGCCCGAGCCAGGGGCGCTACCTGCATGCGATCGCCACCCACGACATCAACTTCGGCGTGGGCCCGGCCGGCACGGGCAAGACGTACCTGGCGGTGGCCAGCGCGGTCGAGGCGCTGGAAGCCAACCGCGTACAACGCCTGCTGCTGGTGCGCCCGGCGGTGGAAGCGGGCGAGAAGCTCGGCTTCCTGCCGGGCGACCTCAGCCAGAAGGTCGACCCGTACCTGCGCCCGCTCTACGACGCGCTGTACGAGATGCTCGGCTTCGAGAAAGTCGCCAAGCTGATGGAGCGCAACGTGATCGAGATCGCGCCGCTGGCCTACATGCGCGGGCGCACGCTCAACGACTCGTACGTGATCCTCGACGAAGCGCAGAACACCACCGTCGAGCAGATGAAGATGTTCCTCACCCGCATCGGTTTCGGCTCGGTCGCGGTGATCACCGGCGACGTCAGCCAGATCGACCTGCCGCGGCACGTCCGCTCGGGCCTGCGGCACGCGATCGAGGTGCTGCGCGGCGTCGACGGGATCAGCTTCACGTTCTTCACCTCGCGCGACGTCGTGCGCCACCCGCTGGTGGCCAAGATCGTGCGCGCGTACGAGGCGTTCGAGCAGGCGAACGAGGACCAGGGTGCGGCGAAGAAGGGCGGCGCGGGGTGA
- the miaB gene encoding tRNA (N6-isopentenyl adenosine(37)-C2)-methylthiotransferase MiaB produces the protein MSGKLFIKTHGCQMNEYDSAKMADVLKASHGLELTQDESEADVILINTCSIREKAQEKVFSQLGRWKEFKQGDKPVLIGVGGCVASQEGEAIIKRAPFVDLVFGPQTLHRLPELIEAKRETGKPQVDISFPEIEKFDRLPEPRAEGPTAFVSIMEGCSKYCSYCVVPYTRGTEISRPFDDVLVEVAQLAEQGVREVTLLGQNVNAYQGPMHDGGTADLAVLIHAIAQIETIGRIRFTTSHPLEFSDSLIEAYASVPKLANFLHLPVQAGSDRILAAMKRGYTTLEFKQKIRKLRAVRPDICISSDFIVGFPGETDEDFEKTMKLIEDVGFDQSFSFIFSARPGTPAANLADDTPSEIKHARLSRLQAKINDHARAINEAMVGTVQRVLVEKPSRKNPHELTGRTENMRFVNFPGNARLIGQFVDVEITEAMTNSLRGRVHLAEEAALA, from the coding sequence ATGAGCGGCAAACTTTTCATCAAGACCCACGGCTGCCAGATGAACGAGTACGACTCGGCCAAGATGGCCGACGTGCTCAAGGCCTCGCACGGCCTGGAACTGACCCAGGACGAGTCCGAGGCGGATGTCATCCTGATCAACACCTGCTCGATCCGCGAGAAGGCGCAGGAAAAGGTCTTCAGCCAGCTCGGTCGCTGGAAAGAATTCAAGCAGGGCGACAAGCCGGTGCTGATCGGAGTCGGCGGCTGCGTGGCCTCGCAGGAAGGCGAGGCGATCATCAAGCGCGCGCCGTTTGTCGACCTGGTCTTCGGCCCGCAGACGCTGCACCGCCTGCCGGAGCTCATCGAGGCCAAGCGCGAGACCGGCAAGCCGCAGGTGGACATCTCCTTCCCCGAGATCGAAAAGTTCGACCGCTTGCCGGAGCCGCGCGCCGAAGGCCCGACCGCGTTCGTCTCGATCATGGAAGGCTGCTCGAAGTACTGCAGCTACTGCGTCGTGCCCTACACCCGCGGCACCGAGATCAGCCGCCCGTTCGACGACGTGCTGGTGGAAGTGGCGCAGCTGGCCGAACAGGGCGTGCGAGAAGTCACCCTGCTCGGCCAGAACGTGAACGCCTACCAGGGTCCGATGCACGATGGCGGCACCGCCGACCTGGCCGTGCTGATCCACGCCATCGCGCAGATCGAGACGATCGGGCGCATCCGCTTCACCACCTCGCACCCGCTGGAGTTTTCCGACTCGCTGATCGAGGCCTACGCCAGCGTGCCCAAGCTCGCCAACTTCCTGCACCTGCCGGTCCAGGCCGGCTCCGACCGCATCCTGGCGGCCATGAAGCGCGGCTACACCACGCTCGAGTTCAAGCAGAAGATCCGCAAGCTGCGTGCGGTGCGACCGGACATCTGCATCAGCTCGGACTTCATCGTCGGATTCCCGGGCGAAACGGACGAGGACTTCGAGAAGACCATGAAGCTGATCGAAGACGTCGGCTTCGACCAGAGCTTTTCCTTCATCTTCTCCGCCCGCCCCGGTACGCCGGCAGCGAACCTGGCCGACGACACGCCGTCGGAGATCAAGCATGCGCGCCTGTCGCGGCTGCAGGCGAAGATCAACGACCATGCGCGCGCGATCAACGAGGCCATGGTCGGCACCGTGCAGCGCGTGCTGGTGGAAAAGCCCAGCCGCAAGAACCCGCACGAGCTCACCGGCCGCACCGAGAACATGCGCTTCGTGAACTTCCCCGGCAACGCGCGCCTGATCGGCCAGTTCGTCGACGTCGAGATCACCGAGGCCATGACCAACTCGCTGCGCGGGCGCGTGCACCTGGCCGAGGAAGCTGCCCTCGCCTGA
- a CDS encoding lytic transglycosylase domain-containing protein has translation MASVAFPGRSILCRVGLACALLAGLLWLPRAHAGALYQCDGPSGETVYSSTTTGYSGCRKVVSFADVPRRSAPRARKRPVASLAGVHGWVQTTARLVSLADVEGSASTTARVVDAGKWNYREGVADAATPAPATDRVLRGAVYRVEKADGSVEYTNLPPGGGKGRAVTTLFTYIATCAACNLHSTVDWSRVRLNLTAYADAVRAASAQSGVDEAFLRAVIHAESAFNPNALSLKGAQGLMQLMPGTASDMGVLDAFDATQNIRGGARYLAQLLRTFDGDERLAAAAYNAGPGAVLRYNGIPPFAETQVYVKRVGELRRRYGAAVRGAMTAMRASGAP, from the coding sequence ATGGCTTCCGTTGCTTTCCCGGGTCGGTCGATCCTTTGCAGGGTCGGGCTTGCCTGTGCGCTGCTGGCCGGCCTGCTGTGGCTGCCGAGGGCGCATGCCGGAGCGCTCTACCAGTGCGACGGGCCGAGCGGGGAAACGGTTTACAGCAGTACCACGACAGGCTACAGCGGGTGCCGCAAGGTGGTGTCGTTCGCCGACGTGCCCCGCCGCTCCGCCCCGCGGGCGAGGAAGAGGCCGGTCGCCTCGCTGGCGGGCGTGCACGGCTGGGTGCAGACCACTGCCCGGCTGGTGTCGCTTGCCGATGTCGAAGGTTCGGCGAGCACCACCGCCCGGGTCGTCGACGCCGGGAAGTGGAACTACCGCGAGGGCGTTGCCGATGCCGCCACCCCGGCACCTGCGACCGATCGGGTGCTGCGCGGTGCGGTCTACCGTGTCGAGAAGGCGGATGGCTCGGTCGAGTACACCAATCTCCCGCCAGGCGGCGGCAAGGGCCGCGCGGTCACCACGCTGTTCACCTACATCGCCACCTGTGCGGCCTGCAACCTGCACTCGACCGTCGACTGGAGCCGGGTGCGGCTGAACCTCACCGCCTATGCCGATGCGGTACGTGCGGCCAGTGCCCAATCGGGCGTGGACGAGGCCTTCCTGCGTGCGGTGATCCACGCCGAGAGCGCGTTCAATCCCAATGCCCTTTCGCTGAAGGGTGCGCAGGGCCTGATGCAGCTGATGCCCGGTACCGCCAGCGACATGGGCGTGCTCGATGCCTTCGATGCGACGCAGAACATCCGCGGCGGTGCCCGCTACCTGGCGCAGTTGCTCAGGACCTTCGATGGCGACGAGCGGTTGGCCGCGGCGGCCTACAACGCCGGCCCCGGCGCGGTGCTGCGCTACAACGGGATCCCGCCATTCGCCGAGACCCAGGTCTACGTCAAGCGGGTTGGCGAGTTGCGCCGCCGCTACGGCGCCGCCGTGCGCGGCGCGATGACCGCGATGCGGGCCAGCGGCGCGCCTTGA
- a CDS encoding S1C family serine protease — MKNAAGALAFITRFVILGLALAFVVGLFWPGSGDRLRARFGLGHSPQGAATAEAPAVAQAAAPALGSGPVSYADAVAKAAPSVVNIYANKMVTARAVQMYDDPVLQRLFGGLPTGPAYKRPQQVLGSGVIVSDKGYVLTNNHVIANADDIQVLLYDGRIAKATLVGADEETDLAVLKIDAGNLPVIKIANGHSLRAGDVVLAIGNPLGLNQTVTMGIVSAVGRQLSSSSAEDFIQTDAAINLGNSGGALVNASGELVGINTLLIGRQANAEGIGFAIPVSNAKNVLDQIIATGHVVRGWLGADYAFVPVAADSGLPAAARGAQVTDVYPGGPAALAGIQPHDILLQIGTDSILDPADLRRHEAALKPGTKVEVSGLRNGVPFHTEVTLARRPPLQARTTLDG; from the coding sequence ATGAAGAACGCCGCCGGCGCGCTCGCCTTTATCACCCGCTTCGTCATCCTGGGACTGGCGCTCGCCTTCGTGGTCGGGTTGTTCTGGCCAGGCAGCGGCGACCGCCTGCGTGCGCGATTTGGCCTGGGCCATTCCCCCCAGGGTGCCGCCACGGCCGAAGCCCCTGCCGTCGCGCAGGCCGCCGCGCCGGCGCTGGGCAGCGGCCCGGTGTCCTATGCCGATGCGGTGGCGAAGGCAGCCCCTTCGGTGGTCAACATCTACGCCAACAAGATGGTGACCGCCCGCGCCGTGCAGATGTACGACGACCCGGTGCTGCAACGGCTCTTCGGCGGCCTGCCCACCGGCCCTGCCTACAAGCGCCCGCAGCAGGTGCTGGGCTCGGGGGTGATCGTCAGCGACAAGGGATACGTGCTGACCAACAACCACGTGATCGCCAACGCCGACGACATCCAGGTCCTGCTCTATGACGGCCGCATTGCCAAGGCCACCCTGGTCGGCGCCGACGAGGAAACCGACCTGGCCGTGCTGAAGATCGACGCGGGCAACCTTCCGGTGATCAAGATCGCCAACGGCCACTCGCTGCGGGCCGGTGACGTGGTGCTGGCCATCGGCAACCCGCTGGGACTCAACCAGACGGTGACCATGGGCATCGTCAGCGCGGTCGGGCGGCAGTTGTCCAGCTCCAGCGCCGAAGACTTCATCCAGACCGATGCGGCGATCAACCTGGGCAACTCCGGTGGCGCGCTGGTCAACGCCAGCGGCGAGCTGGTGGGCATCAACACGCTGCTGATCGGGCGCCAGGCCAACGCGGAGGGCATCGGCTTCGCCATCCCGGTGAGCAACGCGAAAAACGTGCTCGACCAGATCATCGCCACCGGGCACGTGGTGCGTGGCTGGCTTGGCGCCGACTACGCCTTCGTACCCGTGGCGGCCGACAGTGGCCTGCCCGCCGCTGCACGGGGGGCACAGGTGACCGACGTCTATCCCGGCGGCCCCGCGGCTCTGGCGGGCATCCAGCCGCACGACATCCTGCTGCAGATCGGCACCGACAGCATCCTGGACCCGGCCGACCTGCGCCGGCACGAGGCCGCGCTCAAGCCCGGGACCAAGGTGGAAGTATCCGGATTGCGCAACGGCGTGCCTTTCCACACCGAGGTCACCCTGGCCCGCCGCCCGCCGCTGCAGGCGCGGACTACGCTGGACGGATAA